A window from Pseudomonas sp. MRSN 12121 encodes these proteins:
- a CDS encoding sensor domain-containing diguanylate cyclase — protein MDGTNDSLAEDNVLESRRLPVLAITIAFLIVVAMSLLGIYGIQVVNSKARELAQARQTSGNLAWSIAQQATDTFDEANLILEELIERIEEPTPATLAKTQKLLQQRVFITEQLHGLFYFDREGNWVLSSFDYRPPGANNADRDYFQFHRENASLAPHIGAALRSRTTGDWVIPFSRRVNDAQGQFKGVVLATIKMAYFDKFFARFSIDDKGAIFLALPQGTLIARRPFDEKLIGTSLARGEIFSVHIPQAPAGTVMVKSILDGVDRLFGYRVLYKYPLVVAAGNSREAILDSWRADTYKMTAMIAVVLVINLLVGILLFKQIRKGLQVERYLKKARAVLQTLVLQDGLTGLANRRHLERNLELEWRRAARQRSSISLIMLDIDHFKSFNDHYGHVAGDHCIGAVAKAIGQCVRRPSDLAARYGGEEFVILLPDTEAGGAYVLAESLRLAVQALAIEHSENPAGVVTISLGVYTCVPTSSDFQTLLTQADSALYMAKRGGRNQTVPLA, from the coding sequence ATGGACGGAACAAACGACAGCCTCGCCGAGGACAATGTCCTGGAATCCCGGCGGCTTCCCGTACTGGCGATCACCATCGCCTTCCTGATCGTGGTCGCGATGTCGCTGCTGGGCATCTATGGCATCCAGGTCGTCAACAGCAAGGCCCGCGAACTGGCCCAGGCGCGGCAGACCTCGGGCAACCTGGCCTGGTCCATCGCGCAACAGGCCACCGACACCTTCGACGAAGCCAACCTGATCCTCGAGGAGTTGATCGAGCGCATCGAGGAGCCGACGCCGGCGACCCTGGCCAAGACCCAGAAGCTGTTGCAGCAGCGGGTGTTCATCACCGAGCAGTTGCACGGCCTGTTCTACTTCGACCGGGAAGGCAACTGGGTGCTGTCCTCGTTCGACTACCGGCCGCCGGGGGCGAACAACGCCGACCGCGACTATTTCCAGTTCCACCGCGAGAACGCGAGCCTGGCGCCGCACATCGGCGCCGCCCTGCGCAGCCGCACCACCGGCGATTGGGTGATCCCGTTCTCGCGCCGGGTCAACGACGCCCAGGGCCAGTTCAAGGGCGTGGTGCTGGCGACCATCAAGATGGCCTACTTCGACAAGTTCTTCGCCCGCTTCAGCATCGACGACAAGGGCGCGATCTTCCTCGCCCTGCCCCAGGGCACGCTCATCGCGCGGCGGCCGTTCGACGAAAAGCTGATCGGCACCTCGCTGGCCCGCGGCGAGATCTTCTCCGTGCATATTCCCCAAGCCCCGGCCGGCACGGTGATGGTCAAGTCGATCCTCGACGGCGTCGACCGCCTGTTCGGCTACCGGGTGCTGTACAAGTACCCGCTGGTGGTGGCGGCGGGCAATTCCCGGGAGGCGATCCTCGACAGCTGGCGCGCCGACACCTACAAGATGACCGCGATGATCGCGGTGGTGCTGGTGATCAACCTGCTGGTCGGCATCCTGCTGTTCAAGCAGATCCGCAAGGGCCTGCAAGTGGAAAGATACCTGAAGAAAGCCCGCGCGGTGCTGCAGACCCTGGTCCTGCAGGACGGCCTCACCGGGCTCGCCAACCGCCGGCACCTGGAGCGCAACCTGGAACTGGAATGGCGGCGCGCGGCCCGGCAGCGCAGCTCGATCAGCCTGATCATGCTCGACATCGACCACTTCAAGAGCTTCAACGACCATTACGGCCACGTGGCGGGCGACCATTGCATCGGCGCCGTCGCCAAGGCCATCGGCCAGTGCGTGCGGCGGCCTTCGGACCTGGCGGCGCGCTACGGCGGCGAAGAATTCGTCATCCTGCTGCCGGACACCGAGGCCGGCGGCGCCTATGTCCTGGCGGAAAGCCTGCGGCTGGCGGTCCAGGCGCTGGCGATCGAGCACAGCGAAAATCCCGCCGGAGTGGTGACCATCAGCCTCGGCGTGTACACCTGCGTGCCCACCTCCAGCGACTTCCAGACCCTGCTGACCCAGGCCGACTCGGCGCTGTACATGGCCAAGCGCGGCGGCCGCAACCAGACGGTGCCGCTCGCCTGA